Below is a window of Methylosinus sp. PW1 DNA.
GCGTCGAGAAATGAATATAGCCGTCGGCAAGATCGATCCCGGCGCCGGCGAAAACGCCCGCCGCCTCGGCCTCACGCCAGAGGGAAGCGGGGAGAAGCTTGTAGATGAGGGTCATGGCGGAGAGATAGCAGGCGTTCGGGGCGCCGTGGTAGGGGGCTCGAATGAAAGGCTTGACGACCGCCGACATTAAGATATATCTTAGATCGATCTAAATAGGGACGATCCGTCATCTTCAACCTTCGGGCTCGATCCACTCCTCGAGCCTTCGAGCTCGGCGCGAACGCATAGCGAGCGCCGGGCGAACAGGTGAAACGCCACTCATGCGAGACACGTCTTCCAGGCGCATAGCGCCTATTCTCGGAGCCCTCGGCGCTCTGGGACCACTGTCGATCGATATGTATCTGCCGGCCATGCCACAGATCGCGGCGAGTCTGAATATCGGTGAAGGACAGGTGCAGTTCAGCCTCATGTCCTTCTTCGCTGGCCTCATGATCGGCCAGCTCTTCTACGGCCCGATCTCCGACTCCGTCGGCCGCAAGCCGGTCATCTACGCCGGACTCATGCTGTTCATCGTCGGCTCGATCGGCAGCATCACCGCCGCGACGGCCGAGCAGCTCTCCGCCTGGCGCTTCATCCATGGGCTCGGCGGCTCGGCCGGCATGGTGATGGGCCTCGCCATTGTGCGCGACATGTATACCGGACAAACGGCCGCCAAGCTCATCGCGATGATGATGCTCGTCTTCGGCGTCGCGCCGATTCTCGCGCCTCTGTTGGGCTCGGCGATCATCGCCGTCGCGCCATGGCAGGCTCTGTTCGGCGCGCTGGCGCTGTTCGGCGTCGCCGATCTCGTCCTGGTGTGGATCGCATTGCCGGAGACGCGCATGGAAGAGCTTCGCGCCGCCAGCCGCCCGCTCGACGCCGTCCGAAACTACGTGCATCTTCTCGCCAGCCGCCGCTTTCTCCCTTATGTGGCGGTGACGGCATTCTCGCAGGCTGGATTTTTCGCCTATCTCGCCGGCTCCTCCTTCGTCTTCATTTCGCTGCATGGCCTGACGCCCGCCGCCTATAGCGCTGTCTTCGCCGTCAACTCTATCGGCCTGATGGCGGCCGCGCAGACTGCGCCGCTGCTGATGGGCCGTTTCCAGCCGCAAACGATCGTGCGCGCCTCTGTCGTGATCTATGCGGCGACGGCTGTCTTGCTGGCGGCGGTCGAAATGGCCGGCGGCGCGAGTCTCATCACCCTCGCCGCGTCGCTCTTCATCATCATCGCAGCCAGGGCTGTCGTCATGCCAATCTGCAGCGTCATGGCGCTCGAATCCTATGGCGCGATTTCCGGCACGGCCTCGGCGCTGCTGGGAGCGCTGCAATTCGGCGCCGGAACATTCGCCTCCTTCATCGTCGGCGCAACGGCCAATGGCGCGGCTCTGCCGATGATCGCCGCTATCGCCGCTTGCGGAGTCGCCGCATGCATCGTGGCGTTCGCCGCCTTTCCCGAGCCGGCTTCCGCTCTTTCGCAGGAGCGGCGCCCCGAGCCCGCGTCGGCCCCAT
It encodes the following:
- a CDS encoding multidrug effflux MFS transporter; translated protein: MRDTSSRRIAPILGALGALGPLSIDMYLPAMPQIAASLNIGEGQVQFSLMSFFAGLMIGQLFYGPISDSVGRKPVIYAGLMLFIVGSIGSITAATAEQLSAWRFIHGLGGSAGMVMGLAIVRDMYTGQTAAKLIAMMMLVFGVAPILAPLLGSAIIAVAPWQALFGALALFGVADLVLVWIALPETRMEELRAASRPLDAVRNYVHLLASRRFLPYVAVTAFSQAGFFAYLAGSSFVFISLHGLTPAAYSAVFAVNSIGLMAAAQTAPLLMGRFQPQTIVRASVVIYAATAVLLAAVEMAGGASLITLAASLFIIIAARAVVMPICSVMALESYGAISGTASALLGALQFGAGTFASFIVGATANGAALPMIAAIAACGVAACIVAFAAFPEPASALSQERRPEPASAP